TAAAGACTTTAGAAATGCTCTACATAACAAAGAAAATATTGACGGATTTCTACCAAATGGCGAAAAATTAGAAGAAGTGCTTATAAGAGAAACAGTGAATTTAAAAAATGAAGAGAAATTAAAAGAAATAAAAGAATTGAAAGAAAATTTGAATGAGATTAATGACTATGTTACAAAATGGATCCACGAAATAAAAATACCACTATCAGTATGTGAGCTTATAGCTGATGAAATTGAAGAAGAGGGTTTATCTAATATAGCGGGAGAGCTTAGACAGGAGCTAGAAAGGATAAATTTTCTTGTGAGTCAAGTGCTATATACCAGCAGGGCTTCAAGCTATTCAGAAGATTTTATAATCGAAGAGGTAAATCTTAATTCAATAGTTAAAAGTGTAATAAAAAATAATATCAATTCTTTTATATCTAAGAAGATAGAATTAGAAATGCACGATTTGGATTTCAACGTTTTCACAGATAGCAAATGGATTTTCTACATAATAGAGCAGATAATCAATAATGCTTGTAAATATGTGGATGTACAAGGGAGAATCGAGATTTATGCAGAAGAAGACGATGAATGTACAAGGCTTTTCATAAGAGACAATGGGATGGGGATACCTTATAAAGATATAGGAAGAATTTTTGACAGGGGATTTACAGGAGATAATGGAAGAAAGACGAGCAAATCAACAGGTATGGGACTTTATATATGCAAAAAGATTGCAGATAAGTTGAACATAAAACTTGAAGTATCGTCTCAAGTCTCACAGTATACAGAATTT
The nucleotide sequence above comes from Thermoanaerobacterium sp. CMT5567-10. Encoded proteins:
- a CDS encoding HAMP domain-containing sensor histidine kinase, giving the protein MNLILISSTALNKTIDDIIYMNVLIFSIFFAFLIVGYIKWINTYKDFRNALHNKENIDGFLPNGEKLEEVLIRETVNLKNEEKLKEIKELKENLNEINDYVTKWIHEIKIPLSVCELIADEIEEEGLSNIAGELRQELERINFLVSQVLYTSRASSYSEDFIIEEVNLNSIVKSVIKNNINSFISKKIELEMHDLDFNVFTDSKWIFYIIEQIINNACKYVDVQGRIEIYAEEDDECTRLFIRDNGMGIPYKDIGRIFDRGFTGDNGRKTSKSTGMGLYICKKIADKLNIKLEVSSQVSQYTEFTIIFYKMADYFNVTKL